A single genomic interval of Romboutsia ilealis harbors:
- a CDS encoding nucleoside kinase translates to MSSINICVNNEEREYYLEDGSSGIVLENIVKDIDSKFKGYITLANINNKLRELSYEVKEDCNIKFLDTTNADGSRVYARTMSFIFIMACNELFNKARVTIEHSLSKGLYCEVHKDTKLQNFDIENIKNKMQDIIDKNYKIEKISTTKSNAIKIFEDHGMYEKAELLRYKEYDDVKIYKCNNYINHFYGHMLPSTGYIKTFDLKQYKNGVILLGPSEFDKTKVIKYVPQPKLADIYREAEEWAKVIDVDKVITLNKVIENNQYGEVIRMVEALHEKKLSQIADMIKEQKKRVVLIAAPSSSGKTSFANRLCIHLKVNGLTPITISLDDYFLNREDTPLDEFGKYDFESIYAIDLERFNSDLKNLLNGKEVSLPKFNFKTGKREENYKKLKIKENQPIILEGIHGLNPILTSSIPDEDKFKIYISALTQINLDDYNRIPTTDLRLIRRMVRDHNFRGYSAKHTIMNWDSVRRGEKINIFPYQEEADIIFNSACVYELAVLKKYAKPLLEEIKSDDEAYIEANRLLKFLQYFIELEDTSDIPSTSILREFIGGSKIVD, encoded by the coding sequence ATGAGTAGTATAAACATATGTGTTAATAACGAAGAAAGAGAGTATTATTTAGAAGATGGTTCTTCAGGCATAGTTTTAGAAAATATAGTAAAAGATATCGATAGTAAATTTAAGGGATATATAACACTTGCAAATATAAACAACAAATTAAGAGAATTAAGTTATGAAGTAAAAGAAGATTGTAATATAAAATTTTTAGATACAACAAATGCAGATGGTTCAAGAGTATATGCTAGGACAATGTCTTTTATATTTATAATGGCTTGTAATGAATTATTTAATAAAGCTAGAGTTACGATTGAGCATTCTTTATCAAAGGGACTTTATTGTGAAGTTCATAAAGATACAAAACTTCAAAATTTTGACATTGAAAATATTAAAAACAAGATGCAAGATATAATAGATAAAAATTATAAAATAGAAAAGATATCTACAACTAAGTCAAATGCGATTAAAATATTTGAAGATCATGGGATGTATGAAAAAGCTGAGTTATTAAGATATAAAGAATATGACGATGTAAAAATATATAAATGTAATAATTATATCAATCATTTTTATGGGCATATGCTACCTTCAACAGGATATATAAAAACTTTTGATTTAAAACAGTATAAAAATGGAGTAATATTATTAGGTCCGAGTGAATTTGATAAAACAAAAGTTATAAAATATGTACCGCAACCAAAGCTTGCAGATATTTATAGAGAAGCGGAAGAATGGGCTAAGGTAATAGATGTAGATAAAGTTATAACTCTAAATAAAGTAATAGAAAACAATCAATATGGAGAAGTCATAAGAATGGTTGAAGCTTTACACGAGAAAAAATTATCTCAAATAGCAGACATGATAAAGGAACAGAAAAAGAGAGTTGTACTTATAGCGGCACCATCTTCATCTGGAAAAACTAGTTTTGCCAATAGATTATGTATACATCTTAAGGTTAATGGATTAACTCCTATAACAATATCATTAGATGATTACTTTTTAAATAGAGAGGATACGCCTTTAGATGAATTTGGTAAATATGATTTTGAATCAATATATGCAATAGATTTAGAAAGATTTAATTCAGATTTAAAAAATTTATTAAATGGAAAAGAAGTAAGTCTGCCTAAATTTAATTTTAAAACAGGGAAAAGAGAAGAAAATTATAAAAAGTTAAAAATAAAAGAAAATCAACCTATAATATTAGAAGGTATACACGGATTAAATCCAATATTGACATCATCGATACCGGATGAAGATAAATTTAAAATATATATTAGTGCTTTGACACAAATAAACTTAGATGATTATAATAGAATACCTACGACAGATTTAAGGCTTATAAGAAGAATGGTAAGAGATCATAACTTTAGAGGATATAGTGCTAAACATACGATTATGAATTGGGATTCTGTAAGAAGAGGTGAAAAGATAAATATATTTCCATATCAGGAAGAAGCGGATATAATATTTAACTCAGCATGTGTTTATGAGTTAGCAGTATTAAAAAAATATGCTAAACCATTGTTAGAAGAAATAAAAAGTGATGACGAAGCATATATAGAAGCTAACAGACTTCTTAAATTTCTACAGTATTTTATTGAATTAGAAGATACATCAGATATACCTTCTACATCCATATTAAGGGAATTTATAGGTGGAAGTAAGATAGTAGACTAA
- a CDS encoding DUF3298 and DUF4163 domain-containing protein encodes MKSLKHFLKYKYILLVIIMITIFSKINISNIKDELQTNLYQGLKPVKVTEEKIKINEKKLLVNAKMPEIHYSNEEVERYINSYIRRNINDSINHQRQESQLNKNNTKTNININYHIVFENKSLLNIVIYKEIRYEDNKFKQEKDSYVFDLNTGQRIFLNNLLKDNEDYEDIIYDYIMDYIKDNKLKFNRNKIKIDKYTSYEIIDEGINIYFNPYKSSKEDLTYEFKIPFNIFKNKIKMIQTSNIIANIDTQTLTKNNKYINSIINIPIIMTDNKDISKHINDEITNSIMKFFNESQKQAEEYNNALPEIENKFVANVDFDVKKNSDNILSILIKYYKYAGGAHGYYENTAYNIDTTNGKILTLDNLFKEGIDYKKVINEEIRMQIEELIKSDEQNKGVYEFKSIDDKQKFYIQDDNIVVYFDLYNIAPYAAGIPEFIININKIDHMLKPEYKEIFK; translated from the coding sequence ATGAAAAGTCTAAAACACTTCTTAAAATATAAATACATATTATTAGTGATAATAATGATTACAATATTTAGTAAAATTAACATATCTAATATAAAAGATGAATTACAAACGAATTTATATCAAGGATTAAAACCGGTAAAGGTAACAGAAGAAAAAATTAAAATTAATGAAAAAAAATTATTAGTAAATGCAAAAATGCCAGAGATACATTATTCAAATGAAGAAGTTGAAAGATATATAAATTCGTATATTAGAAGAAATATAAATGATTCAATAAATCATCAAAGACAAGAATCTCAACTTAATAAAAATAATACTAAAACTAATATTAATATAAATTATCATATAGTTTTTGAAAATAAAAGTTTATTAAATATTGTGATATACAAAGAAATAAGATATGAAGACAATAAGTTTAAACAAGAGAAAGATAGTTATGTATTTGATTTAAATACAGGACAAAGAATCTTCTTAAACAATTTATTAAAGGATAATGAAGATTATGAAGATATAATTTATGATTATATAATGGATTATATAAAAGATAATAAATTAAAGTTTAATAGAAATAAAATAAAAATTGATAAATATACAAGCTATGAAATAATAGATGAAGGAATAAATATTTACTTTAATCCGTACAAATCAAGTAAAGAAGATTTAACATATGAATTTAAAATTCCTTTTAATATATTTAAAAACAAAATAAAAATGATTCAAACTAGTAATATAATTGCTAATATAGATACTCAAACACTAACTAAAAACAATAAGTATATAAATAGTATTATTAATATACCTATAATAATGACTGATAACAAAGATATATCAAAACATATAAATGATGAAATAACAAATAGCATAATGAAGTTTTTTAATGAATCTCAAAAGCAAGCAGAAGAATACAATAATGCTCTTCCTGAAATAGAGAATAAATTTGTTGCTAATGTTGATTTTGATGTAAAGAAAAATAGTGATAACATATTAAGCATATTGATAAAATATTATAAATATGCAGGAGGAGCTCATGGATATTATGAGAATACAGCATATAATATAGATACAACAAATGGAAAAATTTTAACGTTAGATAATTTATTTAAAGAAGGTATAGACTATAAAAAAGTTATAAATGAAGAAATAAGAATGCAAATAGAAGAATTAATAAAGTCAGATGAACAAAATAAGGGAGTGTATGAATTTAAAAGTATAGATGATAAACAAAAATTTTATATACAAGATGATAATATAGTAGTATATTTTGATTTATATAATATAGCTCCTTATGCAGCCGGTATACCTGAATTTATAATAAATATTAATAAAATAGATCATATGTTAAAACCAGAATATAAAGAAATATTTAAGTAA
- a CDS encoding ArsR/SmtB family transcription factor → MKEVLVLRDLECIKAIVHPKRIDILKAFNDLPLSAKQLSQMLDEPHAKINYHIKTLYKVGILELVEEKIKSGIVEKYYYPKAKNIVIDKNVINISLRGEDDEVFLSKFDAIIELFYQAAEDQVLEEKNIVDYHNISLTQNELRELNNTIKYKIEEIVHKRKLEDEESQYDIVMVSIPVQKKEACNL, encoded by the coding sequence ATGAAAGAAGTACTTGTACTTAGAGATTTAGAATGTATTAAAGCTATTGTACATCCGAAAAGAATAGATATTTTAAAAGCATTTAATGACTTACCGTTGTCAGCAAAACAGTTATCTCAAATGCTTGATGAACCTCATGCAAAAATAAATTATCACATAAAAACACTTTATAAAGTGGGTATTTTAGAATTAGTAGAAGAGAAGATTAAATCGGGAATTGTAGAAAAATACTATTATCCAAAAGCAAAGAATATAGTTATAGATAAAAATGTAATAAACATATCTCTAAGAGGAGAAGATGATGAAGTATTTTTATCAAAATTCGATGCTATAATAGAATTATTTTATCAAGCCGCAGAAGACCAAGTATTAGAAGAAAAAAATATAGTTGATTATCATAATATATCTCTTACACAAAATGAACTTAGAGAACTTAATAATACTATAAAATATAAAATAGAGGAAATTGTACATAAAAGAAAGTTAGAAGATGAAGAGTCGCAATATGATATAGTTATGGTTTCAATACCAGTACAAAAAAAAGAAGCGTGTAATTTATGA
- a CDS encoding RsmF rRNA methyltransferase first C-terminal domain-containing protein yields the protein MKELPQRFLDDMKELLMDEYDDFIKSYDEPKTTGLRVNTLKINKEKLLNLNLYSLKPIPWADEGFYYNEEIDRPGKSPLHEAGAYYLQEPSAMSVVPHLDIKEGDKILDMCAAPGGKSTYILSKLNDTGLLVSNEINPTRIRALGENLERFGAKNCIITNTDSNNLRKVFTGYFDKVVIDAPCSGQGMFRKDEVAITDWSYAKVLECQSIQKDIIRDGYDMLKNGGILVYSTCTFAKEENEDVIIEFISEHEDAKLIEMQRIWPHKASGEGHFVAKIQKLENEDCNVKYIKIKNNDKEVKDYREFEKKFLNISIESRFDIRGENLYLLPEEHPDTKKLKVLRYGLHLGMLKKNRFEPSHALAHYLKMEDVKNVENFSVQDDKILDYLRGNTIETGKSRGWVLVCVEGIGLGWGKESNGILKNHYPKGLRINY from the coding sequence TTGAAAGAACTACCACAAAGATTTTTAGATGATATGAAAGAACTTCTTATGGATGAATATGATGATTTTATAAAAAGTTATGATGAACCGAAAACAACAGGATTAAGAGTTAATACTTTAAAAATAAATAAAGAGAAATTATTAAATTTAAATTTATATAGTTTAAAGCCTATACCTTGGGCGGATGAAGGATTTTATTATAACGAGGAGATAGATAGACCAGGTAAAAGTCCATTACATGAAGCAGGTGCATATTATTTGCAGGAACCATCTGCAATGAGTGTAGTTCCTCATCTTGATATAAAAGAAGGAGATAAGATTCTTGATATGTGTGCTGCTCCAGGAGGAAAATCTACATATATATTATCAAAGCTAAATGATACAGGATTATTAGTATCAAATGAAATAAATCCTACTAGAATAAGAGCATTAGGAGAAAATTTAGAGAGATTTGGAGCTAAAAATTGTATAATAACAAATACTGACTCTAATAATTTGAGAAAGGTATTTACAGGATATTTTGATAAGGTAGTAATTGATGCACCTTGTTCAGGACAAGGTATGTTTAGAAAAGATGAGGTTGCTATAACTGATTGGAGTTATGCTAAAGTTCTAGAGTGTCAAAGTATACAAAAAGATATTATAAGAGATGGATATGATATGTTAAAAAATGGTGGAATATTAGTATATTCTACTTGTACATTTGCAAAAGAAGAGAATGAAGATGTGATAATTGAGTTTATATCTGAACATGAAGATGCTAAATTAATTGAAATGCAAAGAATATGGCCTCATAAAGCAAGCGGAGAAGGTCATTTTGTTGCTAAAATTCAAAAATTAGAAAATGAAGATTGTAATGTAAAATATATAAAAATAAAGAATAATGATAAAGAAGTAAAGGATTATAGAGAGTTTGAAAAGAAATTCTTAAATATATCTATAGAAAGTAGGTTTGATATAAGAGGAGAAAATTTATATTTACTACCTGAAGAACACCCAGATACTAAAAAGTTAAAAGTATTAAGATATGGACTGCATTTAGGTATGCTAAAGAAAAATAGATTCGAGCCATCTCATGCATTAGCTCATTATCTGAAGATGGAAGATGTAAAAAATGTAGAAAACTTTAGTGTACAAGATGATAAAATCTTAGACTATTTAAGAGGAAACACTATAGAAACAGGAAAAAGCAGAGGATGGGTTTTAGTTTGTGTAGAAGGTATAGGTCTTGGATGGGGAAAAGAATCTAATGGCATTTTAAAAAATCATTATCCGAAAGGATTAAGGATAAATTACTAA
- a CDS encoding PrsW family intramembrane metalloprotease yields MKLDLLILAIAPVVTIILWIYLKDKYDKEPICILSKFFIIGILVSILAIYTEETLIKINIFIGKTYIFYMSFIVAGLVEEGLKALVLIPNLLKEKNFNERLDGIIYSVFLSLGFATVENIIYILFEDPTSAFEVGVIRSIISVPAHMMFAVIMGYYISKYRFTSSKAKKRKYLIVSIILPVLLHGVFDFILMIQYRWSIIVFIAYIVYLWKISLDKLDEYTNNSRKKFLKRHKVIMHKKRKDD; encoded by the coding sequence ATGAAATTAGATCTATTAATACTGGCTATAGCACCAGTTGTAACAATTATATTATGGATATATTTAAAAGATAAATATGATAAGGAGCCCATATGTATATTAAGTAAGTTTTTTATAATTGGTATTTTAGTAAGTATACTAGCAATTTATACAGAAGAAACACTTATAAAAATAAATATATTTATAGGAAAAACTTATATCTTCTATATGTCTTTTATAGTTGCGGGACTAGTTGAAGAAGGATTAAAAGCTTTAGTTCTTATACCGAACTTACTAAAAGAAAAAAACTTTAATGAAAGGTTAGATGGAATTATATATTCAGTATTTTTATCCTTAGGATTTGCAACTGTTGAAAATATAATATATATACTATTTGAGGATCCAACATCAGCTTTTGAGGTGGGAGTCATAAGATCGATAATATCAGTTCCTGCACATATGATGTTTGCTGTAATTATGGGATATTATATTTCAAAATATAGATTCACTAGTTCTAAAGCTAAAAAAAGAAAATACTTAATAGTATCTATAATATTGCCTGTTTTATTACACGGAGTTTTTGATTTTATATTGATGATACAATATAGATGGTCTATTATAGTATTTATAGCTTATATAGTATATTTATGGAAAATTAGTTTAGATAAATTAGATGAATATACCAATAATTCTAGAAAGAAATTTTTAAAAAGACATAAAGTTATTATGCATAAAAAAAGAAAGGACGATTAG
- a CDS encoding sugar phosphate isomerase/epimerase family protein yields MRLGISALLFNLDKALELCREVDRINHIEVGLDNLDECIKLHKYKNEFEKLNLSLGIHLPMELNSCENIKYIRNSWIDFINSMENQLKDLNIVYFNMHLGYVLSERLYKNRKKYLDNSVSFFEDLLKKSNKRVSIENTYSKSGDFSNIGYIYDDFEYIFNKIENGNLCFCYDTGHNLINSSDYISNLNDRLEIIHLSDNNGIDDSHLGIGRGILQENEIKRLLSVNVKYLILEINHNQIKETIDILDRIKKGV; encoded by the coding sequence ATGAGATTAGGTATATCTGCTCTTTTATTTAATTTAGATAAAGCATTAGAACTTTGTAGAGAAGTTGATAGAATTAACCATATAGAAGTAGGTTTAGATAATTTAGATGAATGTATTAAGTTACATAAATATAAAAATGAGTTTGAGAAATTAAATTTATCATTAGGAATACATCTTCCAATGGAACTTAATTCTTGTGAGAATATAAAATATATAAGAAATTCATGGATAGATTTCATAAATAGCATGGAAAACCAACTAAAAGATTTAAATATAGTATATTTTAATATGCATTTAGGTTATGTACTATCTGAAAGACTATATAAAAATAGAAAAAAATACTTAGACAACAGTGTTTCATTTTTTGAAGATTTATTAAAAAAGAGTAATAAAAGAGTATCTATAGAGAATACTTATTCTAAGAGTGGAGATTTTTCAAATATTGGATATATATATGATGATTTTGAATATATATTTAATAAAATTGAAAATGGAAATTTGTGTTTTTGCTATGACACAGGTCATAATTTAATAAATAGCAGTGACTATATCAGCAATTTAAATGATAGATTAGAAATAATTCATTTAAGTGACAATAATGGTATAGATGATAGCCATTTAGGTATAGGAAGAGGTATTTTGCAAGAAAATGAAATCAAGAGATTATTAAGTGTTAATGTAAAGTACTTAATATTAGAAATTAATCATAATCAGATTAAAGAGACTATAGATATATTAGATAGAATAAAAAAAGGGGTATGA
- the glsA gene encoding glutaminase A, with the protein MNNLLKQVIDENKKYTNYGQVASYIPELKNAKRSDLGICIIDNNNKIYTAGNYNTKFTIQSISKPIVLAMALMDNDWTSVFSKVGMEPSGDPFNSIMKLETNDTKKPSNPMINAGAIVTTSLIKGNSLEEKEERMLQFFRRLANNDSIGINYEVYKSEKLTGDRNRAMAYLLKNDGFINGDVEEILDLYFKQCSIEIDCVDLARIGINLAMYGVDIESKERLISEKVSRMIKTFMVTCGMYDASGEFAIRVGIPAKSGVGGGVMASVPEKMGIGVYGPALDKKGNSIAGIKVLEDLSEKLELNIF; encoded by the coding sequence ATGAATAACTTATTAAAACAAGTAATAGATGAGAATAAAAAATATACTAACTATGGTCAGGTTGCTAGCTATATACCAGAATTAAAAAATGCAAAAAGAAGTGATTTAGGTATATGCATAATTGATAATAATAATAAAATATATACAGCTGGAAATTACAATACTAAATTTACAATACAAAGTATATCTAAGCCTATAGTTTTAGCTATGGCTTTAATGGATAATGATTGGACAAGTGTATTTTCTAAGGTAGGTATGGAACCAAGTGGAGACCCGTTTAACTCGATAATGAAATTGGAAACAAATGATACAAAAAAACCTTCGAATCCTATGATAAATGCAGGTGCAATAGTAACTACATCGCTTATAAAAGGTAATAGCTTAGAAGAAAAAGAAGAAAGAATGTTACAGTTCTTTAGACGATTAGCTAATAATGATAGCATTGGGATAAACTACGAAGTTTATAAATCAGAAAAGCTAACTGGAGATAGAAATAGAGCTATGGCATATTTATTAAAAAATGACGGATTTATAAATGGCGATGTAGAAGAAATATTAGATTTATACTTTAAACAATGCTCTATAGAAATAGATTGCGTAGATTTAGCAAGAATTGGAATAAATCTTGCAATGTACGGAGTAGATATAGAAAGCAAAGAAAGATTGATTAGTGAAAAAGTTTCTAGAATGATTAAAACATTCATGGTTACTTGTGGAATGTATGATGCATCAGGTGAATTTGCTATAAGGGTTGGAATACCTGCAAAATCTGGTGTTGGAGGGGGAGTAATGGCTTCTGTTCCAGAAAAAATGGGTATAGGAGTTTATGGACCAGCACTTGATAAAAAAGGAAATAGTATAGCTGGGATTAAGGTTTTAGAAGATTTATCTGAAAAGTTAGAGTTAAATATATTTTAA
- the lepB gene encoding signal peptidase I, translated as MSEKFKKELIEWIKVIATALVFAFIITQFIRPTLVRGESMYPTLVENDYLIINRMSYKIGEPKDGDIIVFKTNLLQDDGKPKDLVKRVIATEGQHIKIEDSKVYVNDKLLDEPYIHENYTSGDIDMVVPEGKVFAMGDNREKSLDSRYESVGLVDEKDIMGKVMIRLFPFNKIGIVS; from the coding sequence GTGAGTGAAAAGTTTAAGAAGGAGTTAATTGAGTGGATAAAAGTAATAGCTACAGCATTAGTATTTGCTTTTATAATAACTCAATTTATAAGACCTACTTTAGTTAGAGGGGAATCTATGTATCCAACATTAGTCGAAAATGATTATTTAATAATAAATAGAATGTCTTATAAAATAGGAGAACCAAAAGATGGCGATATAATAGTATTTAAAACTAATCTTCTGCAAGATGATGGAAAACCAAAAGATTTAGTTAAAAGGGTTATAGCGACAGAAGGACAACATATAAAGATAGAAGATTCTAAAGTATATGTAAATGATAAACTTTTAGATGAGCCATATATACATGAAAATTATACTAGCGGAGATATAGATATGGTAGTTCCAGAAGGTAAAGTATTTGCTATGGGAGATAATAGAGAAAAAAGTTTAGATAGTAGATATGAAAGTGTTGGACTAGTTGATGAAAAAGATATAATGGGGAAAGTTATGATAAGATTATTCCCATTTAATAAAATAGGTATTGTAAGTTAG
- the sleC gene encoding spore cortex-lytic germination protein SleC, whose protein sequence is MQDGFLTVSVIDSSTNRPIENATVNIYKNPESGERQTQIYQNLKTDNSGQVTGLTLDAPDIQYSQQPSDVRPYSQYTVEVISDGYETAIIDGTQVFPTVEARQNVPLNSQSRRRHFYYRQNENVYDIGDNTLYGTYPPKIPESDLKPLPAPTGFVVLDNPVIPEFVVVHDGLPNDNSAQNYWIPFKDYIKNVASSEIYSTWPEQTIYANVIAIISFTLNRVFTEWYRSKGLNFTITSSTAYDHKFINNRNFFDTIGVVVDNIFNTFIKRPPSARQPLLAQYCDGKKSQCPNQMTQWGSKDLGDQGMDYESILKYFYGDEIVFEEAPIVSGVPVSFPGDTLQVGSSGKYVRTIQNQLNAISKSYPAIPKIKEDGIYGNSTAEAVSTFQGIFGLPKSGIVDFKTWYEISRVYVAVTKIASLNPTI, encoded by the coding sequence ATGCAAGATGGTTTCCTAACAGTTAGTGTTATTGATAGTTCAACTAATAGGCCTATAGAAAATGCAACTGTAAATATTTATAAAAATCCTGAATCCGGGGAGAGACAAACTCAAATATATCAAAATTTAAAGACTGATAACTCTGGTCAAGTTACTGGTCTTACATTAGATGCACCTGACATCCAATATTCTCAGCAACCATCAGATGTTAGACCTTATAGTCAATATACTGTAGAAGTAATTTCAGATGGATATGAAACAGCCATTATTGATGGAACTCAAGTATTCCCTACTGTAGAGGCTAGACAAAACGTACCTCTAAACTCTCAATCACGACGCAGACACTTCTATTATAGACAAAATGAAAATGTTTATGATATAGGAGATAATACTCTGTACGGAACATATCCTCCTAAAATACCAGAAAGTGATTTAAAACCATTACCAGCACCAACAGGGTTTGTAGTCTTAGACAATCCAGTTATTCCCGAATTTGTAGTTGTTCATGATGGATTACCTAATGATAATTCTGCGCAAAATTACTGGATTCCATTTAAAGATTATATAAAAAATGTAGCTTCATCTGAGATATATTCTACTTGGCCAGAACAAACTATATATGCAAATGTAATAGCCATAATATCATTTACTCTAAATAGAGTTTTTACAGAATGGTATAGAAGTAAGGGACTTAATTTTACAATAACATCATCTACTGCATACGATCATAAGTTTATAAACAATAGAAATTTCTTTGATACTATAGGTGTTGTTGTAGACAATATATTTAATACATTTATAAAAAGACCTCCTTCAGCTAGACAGCCTCTTTTAGCTCAATACTGTGATGGCAAAAAATCTCAATGTCCTAATCAAATGACTCAATGGGGAAGTAAGGATTTAGGAGATCAAGGAATGGACTATGAAAGCATTTTAAAATATTTTTATGGTGATGAAATAGTATTTGAAGAAGCACCTATTGTAAGTGGTGTACCTGTATCCTTCCCTGGAGATACATTACAGGTTGGATCTAGCGGAAAATATGTTAGAACTATACAAAACCAATTAAACGCAATATCAAAATCTTACCCTGCTATTCCAAAAATAAAAGAAGATGGTATTTATGGAAATAGCACTGCCGAAGCAGTTAGTACCTTCCAAGGAATCTTCGGTCTTCCAAAATCAGGAATTGTAGATTTTAAAACTTGGTATGAAATTTCTAGAGTTTATGTTGCTGTTACTAAAATAGCTTCTTTAAATCCAACAATCTAA
- the rlmD gene encoding 23S rRNA (uracil(1939)-C(5))-methyltransferase RlmD — MKRRDVIEFEVDKMEFGGTSVSRYGNRDIHMKGGITGQKVKAAVKRTKSGKADVKMLELLENSPIETETPCKHFNECGGCSILSVPYEKQLEIKERQVMDLFLQQDLFGFKFLGIQGSPQNKLYRNKMEYTFGDEMKDGPLTLGLHKKGRHIDIMTVDGCFLVDQDFIKVLTSTVEFFNEKELPYYRTVNHKGYLRNLVVRKGINTNELMVNIVTSSQVDFNMNEYKDMLLNLDTEAELVSILHTINDGLADAVNCDELRVLHGRDYIHEEVLGLRFRVSPFSFFQTNTKGAEELYTIAREFVGDHNDKVVFDLYSGTGTIGQVMAKAAKKVYGIEIIEEAVVAANENAKLNGLTNCEFVAGDVAKTVKNLKDKPDLIIVDPPRPGVHKDAVRDISNFGAKEIVYISCNPKTLVLDLVEFKKYGYELEKVKCMDMFPNTPHVETIVKLIKK; from the coding sequence GTGAAAAGAAGAGACGTTATAGAGTTTGAAGTAGATAAAATGGAGTTCGGAGGAACATCTGTAAGTAGATATGGAAACAGAGATATACATATGAAAGGTGGAATAACTGGACAAAAGGTTAAAGCTGCTGTAAAAAGAACGAAAAGTGGAAAAGCAGATGTTAAGATGTTAGAGTTATTAGAAAACTCTCCGATAGAAACAGAAACACCATGTAAGCATTTTAATGAATGTGGAGGATGTAGCATATTATCTGTTCCTTATGAAAAGCAATTAGAAATAAAAGAAAGACAAGTTATGGATTTATTTTTACAACAAGATTTATTTGGATTTAAATTCTTAGGTATACAAGGTAGTCCTCAAAATAAATTATATAGAAATAAAATGGAATATACTTTTGGAGATGAAATGAAGGATGGACCATTAACATTAGGTCTTCATAAAAAAGGAAGGCATATAGATATAATGACAGTTGATGGATGTTTCTTAGTTGACCAAGACTTTATAAAAGTTTTAACTTCAACAGTAGAATTCTTTAATGAAAAAGAACTACCTTACTATAGAACTGTAAATCATAAAGGATACTTGAGAAATCTTGTAGTTAGAAAAGGTATAAATACTAATGAGCTTATGGTAAATATAGTAACATCTTCTCAAGTTGATTTTAATATGAATGAATATAAAGATATGTTATTAAATTTAGATACAGAAGCTGAATTAGTAAGTATATTACACACAATAAATGATGGATTAGCAGATGCTGTAAACTGTGATGAATTAAGAGTATTACATGGAAGAGATTATATTCATGAAGAAGTTTTAGGCTTAAGATTTAGAGTTTCTCCATTTTCATTCTTCCAAACTAACACTAAAGGAGCAGAAGAACTTTACACTATAGCTAGAGAGTTTGTAGGAGACCACAATGATAAGGTTGTATTTGACTTATATAGTGGAACGGGAACTATAGGTCAAGTTATGGCTAAAGCAGCTAAGAAGGTATATGGAATAGAAATAATAGAAGAAGCTGTAGTAGCTGCAAATGAAAATGCTAAACTAAATGGATTAACTAACTGTGAATTTGTTGCAGGAGATGTAGCAAAAACTGTAAAGAATTTAAAGGATAAGCCAGATTTAATAATAGTAGATCCACCAAGACCAGGAGTACACAAAGATGCAGTAAGAGATATATCTAATTTTGGAGCAAAGGAAATAGTTTATATATCTTGTAATCCAAAGACTCTAGTTCTTGATTTAGTTGAATTTAAAAAGTACGGATATGAATTAGAAAAAGTAAAGTGTATGGATATGTTCCCGAATACTCCACACGTTGAAACTATAGTAAAGCTTATAAAAAAATAA